The Devosia sp. SD17-2 genome includes a region encoding these proteins:
- a CDS encoding Gfo/Idh/MocA family oxidoreductase, which produces MSFPFADRPIRLAMLGMVEGNGHPYSWSMIINGRYDAEALKQCPYPAIINYIGKQPPETLGIPGVEVTHVWTDIAQEAHDVAKVAKIANVVERAEDVIGHVDAVVVATDKGFEHVERARPFVEAGLPVFVDKPLCDNRADLETFTKWVAEGKPIISSSGMRFAKEFLPYHGSTYEFGALRTVFVTMAKKWETYGIHALESIYPIVGPGFVSVRNTGTYERNVVHLKHEKGIDVVITTTADQIGGSGFITLAGTEGGTTLRSQDTFTAFKAQLESYVGFLRTGTPPVPFSQTRELMQLVIAGIESREAGGQEIFLSSFGS; this is translated from the coding sequence GTCGAGGGCAATGGCCATCCCTATTCCTGGTCGATGATCATCAATGGCCGCTATGATGCCGAGGCGCTCAAGCAATGCCCCTATCCGGCGATCATCAACTATATCGGCAAGCAGCCGCCCGAGACGCTGGGCATTCCCGGCGTCGAGGTGACCCATGTCTGGACCGACATTGCCCAAGAAGCCCATGACGTCGCCAAAGTGGCCAAGATCGCCAATGTGGTTGAGCGCGCCGAAGACGTGATCGGTCATGTCGACGCGGTCGTCGTCGCCACCGACAAGGGTTTTGAACACGTCGAGCGCGCCCGGCCATTTGTCGAGGCTGGCCTGCCCGTCTTCGTCGACAAGCCGCTCTGTGACAATCGCGCCGACCTCGAGACCTTCACCAAATGGGTGGCCGAGGGCAAGCCGATCATCTCCTCCTCGGGCATGCGCTTTGCCAAGGAATTCCTGCCCTATCACGGCTCAACCTACGAGTTCGGCGCGCTGCGCACCGTCTTCGTCACCATGGCCAAGAAGTGGGAAACCTACGGCATCCACGCGCTGGAATCGATTTATCCGATCGTCGGGCCGGGCTTCGTCTCCGTGCGCAATACCGGCACCTATGAACGCAATGTCGTCCATCTCAAGCATGAGAAGGGCATCGACGTGGTGATCACCACGACGGCCGACCAGATCGGTGGCTCTGGCTTCATCACCCTGGCGGGCACTGAAGGCGGCACCACCCTGCGCAGCCAGGACACCTTCACCGCCTTCAAGGCGCAGCTCGAAAGCTATGTGGGGTTCCTCCGCACCGGCACACCGCCAGTGCCCTTCTCGCAGACGCGCGAGCTCATGCAGCTCGTCATCGCCGGCATTGAAAGCCGCGAAGCCGGCGGCCAAGAAATCTTCCTTTCCAGCTTCGGATCCTGA